From Mycolicibacterium fluoranthenivorans, one genomic window encodes:
- a CDS encoding TetR/AcrR family transcriptional regulator encodes MIDKPCRGLRKDAERNRQRVLEAARELFAERGLEATLNDVAHYAHVGVGTVYRRFATKEDLLDAIFEDSIDQIVSFAEDAFRHEDSWEGFVWFVEQLCELTATDRGLREMVYSKAYGGYRVECAKLRLDPPISKLVERARKDGHLRPDIAPTDMPVISLLAGTVSEWAGHVEPQLWRRYVALLLDGMRHREGRPELAVAALGEEQMDAAMRGWRPAGDC; translated from the coding sequence GTGATTGACAAACCATGCCGGGGGCTGCGCAAGGACGCGGAGCGCAATCGGCAGCGCGTCCTCGAGGCGGCGCGCGAACTGTTCGCCGAGCGCGGACTCGAAGCCACCCTCAACGACGTGGCCCACTACGCCCACGTCGGCGTGGGCACCGTCTACCGCCGATTCGCCACCAAAGAGGATCTCCTCGACGCGATCTTCGAGGACAGCATCGACCAGATCGTCAGTTTCGCCGAAGATGCTTTCCGCCATGAAGATTCCTGGGAAGGCTTCGTGTGGTTCGTCGAGCAGCTGTGTGAACTGACCGCCACCGACCGGGGCCTGCGCGAGATGGTCTACAGCAAGGCCTATGGCGGCTACCGGGTCGAGTGCGCGAAACTGCGGCTCGACCCGCCGATCTCGAAGCTGGTGGAGCGCGCCCGCAAGGACGGACACCTGCGGCCCGATATCGCGCCCACCGACATGCCGGTCATCAGCCTGCTCGCGGGCACCGTCAGCGAATGGGCCGGGCATGTCGAGCCCCAGCTGTGGCGCCGCTACGTGGCGCTGCTGCTGGACGGGATGCGTCACCGGGAGGGCCGGCCGGAGTTGGCCGTCGCCGCACTCGGTGAGGAACAGATGGACGCCGCCATGCGCGGCTGGCGTCCGGCGGGAGACTGCTAG
- a CDS encoding ATP-dependent DNA ligase: MTLPVVPPIKPMLAKAVAAIPPDAIYEPKWDGFRSICFRDGDDIVFGSRNERPLTRYFPELVEAARRELPDNCVLDGEIVVATKDGLDFEALQQRIHPADSRVRLLAAKTRASFIAFDLLAVGAENLMEHPFGERRARLEKVMRQAGPRFHLTPATTDIDTAQRWFTEFEGAGLDGIIAKPASIGYLPDKRVMFKIKHQRTADCVVAGYRLHKSGTDAVGSLLLGLYKEDGSLASVGVIGAFPMATRRRLLTELQPLVTTFDGHPWNWAAQVAADPELARRHGGGSRWNAGGGAKDLSFVPLRPEWVVEVRYDYMEGERFRHTAQFNRWRPDRDPGSCTFAQLEQPAAIDLQSIIAGLD; the protein is encoded by the coding sequence ATGACCTTGCCAGTGGTGCCGCCGATCAAGCCGATGCTGGCCAAGGCGGTCGCCGCAATCCCGCCGGATGCGATCTACGAACCGAAGTGGGACGGTTTCCGATCGATCTGCTTCCGCGACGGCGACGATATCGTGTTCGGCAGCCGCAATGAGCGGCCGCTGACCCGCTATTTCCCGGAGCTCGTCGAGGCGGCCAGACGTGAACTACCGGACAACTGCGTGCTCGACGGCGAGATCGTCGTCGCCACGAAGGATGGGCTCGATTTCGAAGCGCTGCAACAACGTATCCATCCGGCGGACAGCCGGGTCCGGCTCCTGGCCGCCAAGACCAGGGCCTCGTTCATCGCGTTCGACCTGCTGGCGGTCGGTGCGGAGAACCTCATGGAGCATCCGTTCGGGGAACGCCGTGCGCGTCTGGAGAAAGTGATGCGTCAGGCCGGGCCGCGTTTCCACCTCACCCCGGCAACCACCGATATCGATACGGCGCAGCGGTGGTTCACGGAGTTCGAGGGTGCCGGGCTGGACGGGATCATCGCCAAACCGGCGTCGATCGGCTATCTCCCGGACAAGCGGGTGATGTTCAAGATCAAACATCAGCGCACAGCCGATTGTGTGGTGGCCGGCTATCGACTGCACAAATCCGGCACCGATGCCGTCGGCTCACTGCTGCTGGGTCTCTACAAGGAGGACGGGAGTCTGGCATCGGTCGGGGTGATCGGAGCCTTCCCGATGGCCACCAGGCGCCGGCTCCTCACCGAACTGCAGCCGCTGGTCACCACGTTCGATGGACACCCGTGGAATTGGGCGGCTCAGGTGGCGGCCGACCCGGAGCTCGCGCGCCGGCACGGGGGTGGCTCCCGGTGGAACGCGGGGGGCGGGGCCAAGGATCTGTCGTTCGTCCCGCTTCGGCCCGAGTGGGTGGTGGAAGTGCGCTACGACTATATGGAAGGCGAAAGATTCAGGCACACAGCTCAATTCAATCGCTGGCGGCCGGATCGTGATCCCGGGTCCTGTACCTTCGCTCAGTTGGAGCAACCCGCGGCAATCGACCTGCAGAGCATCATTGCCGGATTGGACTAG
- a CDS encoding MBL fold metallo-hydrolase, translating into MRQIRADLWETSTERPLPGISTHAYLWTGGDTGNVLFYSTDTDDDFGEFDALGGVAHQYLSHRREAGPMLRSISERYAAQLHAPAAELLDIGMHAHVDVPVGSRHVDRNGIEVIPTPGHSPGSTCYLVPGAYGQSYLFTGDTIVQDADGTWIPGYIPALSEAQSLSRSLRVLAGLHPDLVITSAYPGRSGVHAPGARRWAECVEQAQERLARVA; encoded by the coding sequence ATGCGACAGATCCGCGCCGACCTGTGGGAAACCAGCACAGAACGCCCGCTGCCCGGAATCTCCACCCATGCCTACCTGTGGACCGGGGGCGATACCGGCAACGTGCTGTTCTACAGCACCGATACCGACGACGATTTCGGTGAGTTCGACGCCCTCGGCGGCGTCGCACACCAGTACCTGTCGCACCGCCGCGAGGCCGGCCCGATGCTGCGCTCGATCAGCGAGCGGTATGCGGCCCAGCTGCACGCGCCGGCGGCCGAACTGCTCGATATCGGCATGCACGCTCATGTCGATGTCCCCGTCGGCAGCCGGCACGTCGACCGCAACGGTATCGAGGTGATCCCGACGCCCGGGCACTCCCCCGGCAGCACCTGCTACCTGGTGCCGGGCGCCTACGGCCAGAGTTATCTGTTCACCGGGGACACCATCGTGCAGGACGCCGACGGCACCTGGATACCGGGCTATATCCCGGCGCTCAGCGAGGCGCAGTCACTGTCGCGCAGCCTGCGGGTGCTCGCCGGTCTGCACCCGGACCTGGTGATCACCAGCGCGTACCCCGGCCGTTCCGGGGTGCACGCGCCCGGTGCGCGACGTTGGGCCGAATGCGTCGAGCAGGCCCAGGAGCGGCTGGCGCGGGTGGCGTGA
- the gluQRS gene encoding tRNA glutamyl-Q(34) synthetase GluQRS, translated as MTGAGRFAPSPSADLHIGNLRTAILAWLFARSTGRRFLLRVEDLDDRTFSDVAARQVADLAAIGVTWDEPPEYQTTHQDRYDAVIADLTARGLVYECYCSRKDILQAPRAPHAPEGAYPSTCRDAPRRTHPDRPPALRLRSDTFSYTVTDLLHGEYTGLVDDFVLRRGDGVPAYNLAVVVDDAAQGVDQVVRGNDLLSSSPRQAYLAALLGFAAPMYAHVPLVLNAEGKRLAKRDGAVTLADIGVERAVHEIAVSLGFTATTPDGMLDQFDPAALPTRPWIYQPS; from the coding sequence ATGACAGGAGCCGGCCGGTTCGCGCCCAGCCCGTCAGCTGACCTGCACATCGGCAATCTCCGCACGGCGATCCTGGCCTGGCTGTTCGCCCGGTCGACCGGCCGGCGCTTCCTGCTGCGGGTGGAGGATCTCGATGACCGCACGTTCAGCGATGTGGCGGCCCGCCAGGTCGCCGACCTGGCGGCCATCGGCGTGACGTGGGATGAGCCACCGGAGTACCAGACAACCCACCAGGACCGCTACGACGCCGTCATCGCCGATCTGACCGCGCGTGGTCTGGTGTACGAATGTTATTGCAGCAGAAAGGATATCCTTCAGGCGCCGCGCGCGCCGCATGCGCCCGAAGGGGCATATCCGAGCACCTGCCGGGACGCGCCTCGCCGAACGCATCCGGACCGGCCACCCGCACTACGGCTGCGCAGCGACACCTTCTCCTACACCGTCACCGACCTGCTCCATGGCGAATACACCGGATTGGTAGACGATTTCGTGCTGCGCCGCGGCGACGGGGTGCCCGCGTACAACCTCGCCGTGGTGGTCGACGACGCCGCCCAGGGTGTCGATCAGGTGGTGCGCGGTAACGACCTGTTGTCCTCGTCACCGCGGCAGGCGTATCTGGCCGCGCTGCTCGGCTTTGCGGCACCGATGTACGCGCACGTGCCGCTGGTGCTCAACGCCGAAGGCAAACGCCTGGCCAAACGCGACGGTGCGGTCACGCTCGCCGACATCGGCGTGGAGCGCGCCGTGCATGAGATCGCGGTATCGCTGGGGTTCACGGCCACCACACCGGACGGCATGCTGGACCAGTTCGACCCCGCTGCACTGCCCACCCGGCCCTGGATATATCAGCCGAGTTGA
- a CDS encoding ABC transporter permease subunit (The N-terminal region of this protein, as described by TIGR01726, is a three transmembrane segment that identifies a subfamily of ABC transporter permease subunits, which specificities that include histidine, arginine, glutamine, glutamate, L-cystine (sic), the opines (in Agrobacterium) octopine and nopaline, etc.) produces the protein MLASVLAAGCGSKSTGDTPIKSAGVLRIGTEGTYSPFSYHDPETGELTGYDVDVAKAVGDKLGVKVEFVETPWDSIFAGLAADRFDVVANEVTINPERQAKYDLSQPYSVGEGVIVTRAGDDSITSLADLKGKTTAQSSTSNWAQVARAAGANVESVEGFAQAITLLNQGRIDATVNDSIAVYAYLAETGDTSVKIAAQTGEKSEQGLAARKGSGLLPELNGALDELRADGTLATISQRYLKADATGAAPAPGGPQARSGFQLVLDNLWPMAKAALTATIPLTLISFVVGLVIALAVALARLSSNVVLRNSARFYISIIRGTPLLVQLVIVFYGLPKFGVTLPAFTAAVIAFSLNVGGYAAEIIRSAIQSIPKGQWEAAETIGLTYTGALRRIILPQAARVAVPPLSNTLISLVKDTSLASAILVTELFRKAQEIGAPTFDFFSTYVAAAVYYYVICLVLSAGQNRLERRLERYVAR, from the coding sequence ATGTTGGCCAGTGTGCTGGCTGCCGGTTGCGGATCCAAGAGCACCGGTGACACCCCGATCAAGTCGGCCGGCGTGCTGCGCATCGGCACCGAGGGCACCTATTCGCCGTTCAGCTACCACGACCCCGAGACCGGCGAACTGACCGGTTATGACGTCGACGTCGCCAAGGCTGTCGGCGACAAGCTGGGCGTGAAGGTCGAATTCGTCGAGACTCCGTGGGATTCGATCTTCGCCGGGCTGGCGGCCGACCGCTTCGACGTGGTGGCCAACGAGGTCACCATCAACCCGGAGCGCCAAGCCAAATACGATCTGTCGCAGCCATATTCGGTGGGCGAAGGCGTTATCGTCACGCGCGCCGGGGATGACTCCATCACCTCGCTGGCCGACTTGAAGGGAAAGACCACCGCCCAGTCCAGCACCAGCAACTGGGCCCAGGTGGCCCGCGCCGCCGGCGCCAACGTGGAATCGGTGGAAGGCTTCGCACAGGCCATCACCCTGCTCAACCAGGGCCGTATCGATGCGACCGTCAACGACAGCATCGCCGTCTATGCCTACCTCGCCGAGACCGGCGACACGTCGGTCAAGATCGCCGCCCAGACCGGCGAGAAGAGCGAACAGGGTCTCGCCGCGCGCAAGGGCAGCGGCCTGCTGCCCGAACTCAACGGCGCGCTCGACGAACTGCGTGCCGACGGCACGCTGGCCACGATCTCGCAGCGCTACCTCAAGGCCGACGCGACCGGCGCCGCGCCGGCTCCGGGTGGGCCGCAGGCCCGCTCCGGATTTCAGCTCGTCCTGGACAACCTGTGGCCGATGGCCAAGGCCGCGCTCACTGCCACGATTCCGTTGACCCTCATCAGTTTCGTGGTGGGCCTGGTCATCGCGCTGGCGGTGGCACTGGCCCGGTTGTCGTCGAACGTGGTGCTGCGCAACAGCGCCCGGTTCTACATCTCGATCATCCGCGGCACCCCGCTGCTGGTGCAGTTGGTGATCGTGTTCTACGGCCTGCCGAAGTTCGGCGTCACCCTGCCCGCCTTCACCGCCGCGGTGATCGCGTTCTCGCTCAACGTCGGCGGCTACGCCGCCGAGATCATCCGCTCCGCGATCCAGAGCATTCCCAAGGGTCAGTGGGAGGCCGCGGAGACCATCGGCCTGACCTACACCGGTGCACTACGCCGGATCATCCTGCCGCAGGCCGCCCGGGTGGCCGTGCCGCCGCTGTCCAACACGCTGATCTCGCTGGTGAAGGACACCTCGTTGGCCTCGGCCATCCTGGTCACCGAGTTGTTCCGCAAGGCACAGGAGATCGGCGCGCCGACCTTCGACTTCTTCTCGACCTATGTCGCCGCCGCCGTGTACTACTACGTGATCTGCCTGGTGCTGTCTGCCGGCCAGAATCGGCTGGAACGCCGTTTGGAAAGGTATGTGGCGCGATGA
- a CDS encoding amino acid ABC transporter ATP-binding protein has product MTDYRVQAEGVEKAFGENKVLKGVSFSVARGTATTIIGPSGSGKTTLLRALAALDVPDAGVIRVGDQEIDFAKPVAKDKLRAYRAQSGFVFQGHNLFPHKTVLENITEGPVIVQKRPKAEAEADALALLEQVGLAAKRDQYPFELSGGQQQRVGIARALALKPKVVLFDEPTSALDPELVGEVLSVIRDLAVEGWTLVIVTHEIQFAKQVSDQVLFTDQGIILEQGPPAAVIGDPQEERTQQFLNRILNPL; this is encoded by the coding sequence GTGACCGACTATCGCGTGCAGGCCGAGGGCGTCGAGAAGGCGTTCGGTGAGAACAAGGTCCTCAAAGGCGTCTCGTTCTCGGTGGCCCGTGGCACGGCAACCACCATCATCGGCCCGTCCGGCTCCGGAAAGACCACGCTGTTACGGGCGCTGGCCGCACTCGATGTGCCCGATGCGGGGGTGATTCGGGTCGGTGACCAGGAGATCGACTTCGCCAAGCCGGTCGCCAAGGACAAGCTGCGCGCGTACCGGGCGCAGAGCGGATTCGTCTTCCAGGGGCACAACCTGTTTCCGCACAAGACCGTGCTGGAGAACATCACCGAGGGGCCGGTGATCGTGCAGAAACGGCCGAAGGCCGAGGCCGAGGCCGACGCGCTCGCACTGCTCGAGCAGGTGGGTCTGGCCGCCAAACGGGATCAGTACCCGTTCGAGTTGTCCGGTGGGCAGCAGCAGCGGGTGGGCATCGCCCGGGCGCTGGCGCTGAAGCCGAAGGTGGTGTTGTTCGACGAGCCGACGTCGGCGCTGGACCCGGAGTTGGTGGGCGAGGTCCTCAGCGTGATCAGGGACCTCGCGGTCGAAGGCTGGACGCTGGTCATCGTCACGCACGAAATCCAGTTCGCCAAGCAGGTTTCCGACCAGGTGCTGTTCACCGACCAGGGCATCATCTTGGAGCAGGGGCCACCTGCCGCGGTGATCGGTGACCCTCAGGAGGAACGGACCCAGCAATTCCTCAACCGCATCCTCAACCCGTTGTGA
- a CDS encoding WhiB family transcriptional regulator — MGAVTEAGSRAVPRLHDREWQLRAKCRNGDPSLFFHPDGERGRARKRRQQLAREVCAGCPVARECGAYSISFQEAFGTWGGLSEDDRRRYLETVRAP, encoded by the coding sequence ATGGGTGCCGTCACCGAGGCCGGATCGCGGGCCGTCCCACGGCTCCACGACCGGGAATGGCAGCTGCGCGCGAAATGCCGGAACGGCGACCCCAGCCTGTTCTTCCATCCTGACGGCGAACGGGGCCGGGCGCGTAAGCGCCGCCAACAGCTGGCCCGCGAGGTCTGCGCCGGCTGCCCCGTCGCACGTGAGTGCGGCGCGTATTCGATCTCGTTTCAGGAGGCCTTCGGCACCTGGGGCGGCCTGTCCGAGGACGACCGGCGACGGTACCTGGAGACCGTCAGAGCTCCTTGA